One Prunus dulcis chromosome 8, ALMONDv2, whole genome shotgun sequence DNA window includes the following coding sequences:
- the LOC117637294 gene encoding uncharacterized protein LOC117637294: MEIQVAHPVPPVDFNFDSSACSSPYMTAPSSPTRFGNYFFSAPTSPTRASSFYSHFNDLSGENGPRLSASSIPFKWEEKPGIPKSRATINGDHSHHLEEDFEFDFSGQLEKASLPADELFDGGKIRPLKPPPRLQVGSNGADEPGPSGFSPRSPSPRASRLSQGKKLVQGVLSPRHHRKDHQAHDDPFAAAMNETRKNEYEYGNQEERRGRERSPSVRKKGTRSLSPLRVSDVMFDIEEDKTASSSTTNSNKASTSSAYSSFLSAISFSSSKVSRKWKLKDLLLFRSASEGRATTGKDPLRKYAMLSPKKSSSSIAEDVKNSSFRSTDSVGSVSSRRKGPVSPHELHYTANRAVTEEMRRKTFLPYKHGLLGCLGFNPGLHEISRGAFGSLTRGGGCRS, translated from the coding sequence ATGGAGATACAAGTGGCTCACCCAGTGCCCCCTGTGGACTTCAACTTCGACAGCAGCGCCTGCTCATCCCCCTACATGACTGCTCCTTCAAGCCCCACTCGATTTGGCAACTATTTCTTCAGCGCACCCACCAGCCCCACCCGGGCCTCTTCCTTCTACAGCCACTTCAACGACCTCTCCGGCGAAAACGGTCCAAGACTTTCAGCCTCTTCAATCCCTTTCAAGTGGGAAGAGAAGCCCGGAATTCCCAAGTCCAGAGCTACCATTAATGGTGATCATAGTCATCATCTTGAGgaggattttgagtttgattTTAGTGGGCAGTTGGAGAAGGCTTCCTTGCCGGCGGACGAGCTCTTCGACGGCGGCAAGATCCGGCCTCTGAAACCCCCTCCTCGCTTACAAGTTGGGAGCAATGGAGCTGATGAGCCAGGTCCCTCCGGTTTTTCCCCGAGGTCACCGTCTCCAAGAGCGTCGAGACTTTCCCAAGGAAAGAAATTGGTTCAGGGAGTACTATCCCCGCGGCATCACCGAAAGGACCATCAGGCTCATGATGATCCTTTCGCTGCCGCGATGAATGAGACCCGAAAGAACGAGTATGAATACGGAAATCAAGAAGAAAGGCGGGGAAGAGAAAGATCTCCTTCCGTGCGTAAAAAGGGTACCAGATCTTTGTCTCCCCTGCGCGTGTCGGACGTCATGTTCGACATCGAAGAAGACAAGACAGCTTCTTCATCAACAACCAACTCCAACAAGGCCTCCACATCTTCAGCatattcttcatttttgtCAGCGATCTCGTTCTCTTCATCGAAAGTAAGTAGAAAGTGGAAATTGAAAGATCTTTTGTTGTTTCGAAGCGCATCAGAAGGCCGAGCCACAACTGGAAAAGACCCGTTGAGAAAGTACGCGATGCTGTCACCCAAGAAAAGTAGCAGTAGTATTGCGGAGGATGTGAAGAACTCGAGTTTTCGGTCCACCGACAGCGTGGGGTCAGTGAGCTCGAGGAGGAAAGGGCCGGTTTCGCCTCACGAGTTGCATTACACCGCGAACCGGGCGGTTACGGAGGAGATGAGAAGGAAGACCTTCTTGCCGTACAAGCATGGTCTCTTGGGTTGCTTGGGGTTCAACCCCGGGTTGCATGAGATTTCCAGAGGGGCTTTTGggtctttgacacgtggtggAGGGTGCAGATCATGA